A window of the Gossypium hirsutum isolate 1008001.06 chromosome A05, Gossypium_hirsutum_v2.1, whole genome shotgun sequence genome harbors these coding sequences:
- the LOC107957380 gene encoding adenosine kinase 1, producing MMNLSAPFICEFFRDVQEKALPYMDYVFGNETEARTFSKVHGWETDNVEEIALKISQWPKASGTHKRITVITQGADPVVVAEDGKVKKFPVILLPKEKLVDTNGAGDAFVGGFLSQLVQEKPIEECVRAGCYAANVIIQRSGCTYPEKPSFN from the exons ATGATGAATCTTTCCGCTCCATTCATCTGTGAGTTCTTTAGGGATGTGCAGGAGAAAGCTCTACC GTACATGGATTATGTCTTTGGTAATGAGACTGAAGCCCGAACATTTTCAAAGGTTCATGGTTGGGAG ACTGATAATGTTGAGGAGATTGCTCTAAAGATTTCTCAATGGCCTAAGGCTTCGGGAACACATAAGAGAATTACTGTTATCACTCAGGGAGCTGACCCTGTTGTGGTCGCTGAGGATGGAAAAGTGAAAAAATTCCCAGTTATCTTGTTACCGAAAGAGAAGTTGGTCGATACCAATGGAGCAG GGGATGCATTTGTTGGTGGATTTTTGTCACAGCTAGTCCAAGAGAAGCCTATCGAAGAATGTGTCAGAGCCGGTTGCTATGCAGCAAATGTTATCATCCAAAGGTCTGGCTGCACATATCCTGAGAAACCCAGTTTCAATTAA